From a single Micromonospora sp. WMMD1102 genomic region:
- a CDS encoding condensation domain-containing protein has protein sequence MTWGQRGIWHAIERNLPGHYNVCVSVPVPPDVPADVGTVAGAVGRLLDRHEALRTRILVADGEPRQVVERAGTLPLEVAEFAAADPHRLVEPCRAAPFDYPAGDLPVRVVLNTANGTVREILLVLCHVAVDMQAVFIVCADLTALLAGEPLSAPGPQPLDLARRQQEAAARRRSATSVEYWITESRRIRSPMFVDAGPPQRPPFRSAVLTSPAVGAGARILATRHGVTDSTVYQAACAALLGRWTGQRRCHLRMITDNRFWPGHREIVTHLCQLGLFVLDLPADTGFVDLLAETERAALRAHWHAYYDQGELDRAIDELQRGTGGTGHADCYFNDSRFDGPPVWTVTSKPATDDAPKPLPYGDGTAPVRDADVWRATALSTFGWQRDPGWMQCSFSLRVSGPSAVPSISLSADTRYLPAQEMERFLRAFEDLLVEACRDTTAVDVPR, from the coding sequence TTGACCTGGGGCCAGCGCGGCATCTGGCACGCGATCGAGCGCAACCTGCCGGGACATTACAACGTCTGCGTGTCGGTACCGGTGCCCCCCGACGTCCCGGCGGACGTCGGAACCGTGGCCGGCGCGGTCGGTCGGCTGCTCGACCGGCATGAGGCGCTGCGTACCCGGATCCTGGTCGCGGACGGCGAGCCGCGGCAGGTCGTGGAGCGGGCCGGCACGCTGCCGCTGGAGGTGGCGGAGTTCGCCGCGGCCGACCCGCACAGACTGGTCGAGCCGTGCCGAGCCGCCCCATTCGACTACCCCGCGGGTGACCTCCCGGTGCGGGTCGTCCTGAACACCGCCAACGGCACCGTCCGGGAGATACTGCTTGTCCTCTGCCACGTCGCGGTGGACATGCAGGCCGTGTTCATCGTCTGCGCTGACCTGACCGCGCTGCTCGCTGGCGAGCCACTGTCGGCGCCGGGCCCGCAGCCGCTCGATCTCGCCCGGCGCCAGCAAGAGGCGGCGGCCAGGCGCCGCTCGGCCACGTCGGTGGAATACTGGATCACGGAGTCCCGCCGGATCCGGTCACCGATGTTCGTCGACGCGGGGCCGCCGCAGAGACCGCCGTTCCGCAGCGCCGTGTTGACGTCACCCGCGGTCGGAGCGGGCGCCCGGATCCTCGCCACGCGGCACGGTGTCACCGATTCCACGGTGTACCAGGCGGCCTGCGCCGCGCTGCTCGGCAGATGGACCGGGCAACGTCGCTGCCATCTGCGGATGATCACGGACAACCGGTTCTGGCCGGGACACCGGGAAATCGTCACGCACCTGTGTCAGTTGGGACTGTTCGTCCTCGACCTCCCCGCCGACACCGGGTTCGTGGACCTGCTGGCGGAAACGGAACGCGCTGCCCTGCGGGCACACTGGCACGCCTACTACGACCAGGGCGAGCTCGACCGGGCCATCGACGAGCTGCAGCGCGGAACGGGCGGCACGGGGCATGCCGACTGCTACTTCAACGACAGCCGCTTCGACGGGCCGCCTGTCTGGACGGTCACCAGCAAGCCGGCGACCGACGACGCGCCGAAGCCACTGCCGTACGGCGATGGCACCGCGCCCGTCCGCGACGCCGACGTCTGGCGTGCCACGGCCCTGTCGACGTTCGGTTGGCAGCGCGACCCGGGGTGGATGCAGTGCAGCTTCTCGCTGCGGGTGTCCGGACCGTCCGCCGTGCCCAGCATTTCGTTGAGCGCCGACACCCGATATCTGCCGGCGCAGGAGATGGAGCGGTTCCTGCGCGCGTTCGAGGACCTTCTGGTCGAAGCCTGCCGCGACACGACGGCGGTCGACGTACCCCGATGA
- a CDS encoding radical SAM protein, producing MLSSTEIREAIQASAGRQQELFEEARRVRDEHFGKTVILRGVVEITNVCRVDCDYCPMRRGNARYNDRYVMTSEDILSRAREIHAAGIDVILLQGGETPRTLAAVTKAIPAIRELYDNRVEILLNLGNLARAEYARLRRAGATSYILKHETSDPRLHLQIRKETLDSRLRCMRDLLDLGFKVGTGLISDLPGQSLDSIVQDIELAGQLGVHMCSVSPFVPAPDTPLADAPAGSLDLALNVIACLRICYPHLLVPSVSALEKADAGGQSRGLAAGANVLTVNFTGDADRGRYLIYGRQRYIVRLQHVRDIVAGAGLRTRGSVFLPTGAGRRG from the coding sequence ATGCTTTCCTCGACTGAGATCCGGGAGGCGATCCAGGCCAGCGCAGGTCGACAACAGGAGTTGTTCGAGGAGGCGCGCCGCGTCCGCGACGAGCACTTCGGGAAGACCGTGATCCTGCGCGGTGTAGTGGAAATCACCAACGTCTGCCGGGTCGACTGTGACTACTGTCCCATGCGGCGCGGCAACGCCCGCTACAACGACCGCTACGTGATGACCAGCGAGGACATCCTCAGTCGTGCCCGCGAGATACACGCCGCCGGTATTGACGTCATTCTCTTGCAGGGTGGGGAAACGCCACGGACACTCGCCGCGGTGACGAAGGCGATCCCGGCCATCAGGGAACTCTACGACAACCGCGTCGAGATCCTGCTCAACCTGGGAAACCTGGCCCGGGCCGAGTACGCCCGACTGCGGCGCGCCGGCGCGACGAGCTATATCCTCAAACACGAGACCAGCGACCCCCGGCTACACCTCCAGATTCGCAAGGAGACTCTCGATTCACGGCTGCGTTGCATGCGGGACCTGCTGGACCTCGGCTTCAAGGTCGGCACCGGGCTCATCTCGGACCTGCCGGGACAGAGCCTCGACAGCATCGTCCAGGACATCGAGCTGGCCGGCCAACTCGGCGTCCACATGTGCAGTGTGAGCCCGTTCGTGCCCGCCCCGGACACACCGCTCGCGGACGCGCCGGCCGGCTCGCTCGACCTCGCCCTCAACGTCATCGCCTGCCTGCGGATCTGCTATCCGCACCTGCTCGTTCCGTCGGTGAGCGCGCTGGAGAAGGCGGACGCGGGCGGACAGTCGCGGGGCCTCGCCGCCGGCGCCAACGTGCTGACCGTCAACTTCACCGGCGACGCGGACCGTGGACGCTATCTCATCTACGGCAGGCAGCGGTACATCGTCCGGTTGCAGCACGTCCGGGACATCGTGGCCGGGGCCGGGTTGCGCACCCGCGGCTCGGTCTTCCTGCCCACCGGCGCCGGCCGCCGAGGGTGA
- a CDS encoding S8 family serine peptidase, whose protein sequence is MATGINPWKRRLAAPVVALLLASGVGLLGATPALANNSGPAAFTDGDERRTSTPAEKGKSDRYLVRLAEPPVAAYSGGVDALPATRPKAGERLAAQSDAARRYRDHLAATRSAVLSTMDARADQTYTTAFNGFSASLSPAQVAALRADQRVAAVTEQRTVEAHSTTPTSAWRQPSTSTWGQRPTGRAGSAVLRDTVGATTGRPGQAPVALAAPGTGAGVVIGVIDSGIWPESASFARTMSAPPGWQGTCQTGNQFPASACNGKILGARHFATDYLARYGTLPTNEVLSARDMLGHGSHTASTAAGVPVSNTVVDGRDLGPIAGVAPDAHIAVYKALWDGTGTDADIIAAIDAAVADGVQVINYSVGYTGGDFVPNDAIGNAFLNAYLAGVFVAASAGNDGKSGTISNTYPWVTTVGAAISNANEATIALGGGASIVGTSVDSLPSGSRSLVYAGQASTDGTTSCQPGSLDATKVQGKVVACNYSDKFAAVDEVRAKGGAAVILFGDVEVKRINNLYGFPTVTLWTRQQAGPLLTHLQRRPTTGTVTLSTGGNGSSLPGVPSVVNFSSWGPDQVHTGLQKPDLAARGTDVVAAVAPPGNNNRNFDVYSGTSMAAPHVAGMAAILKGLHANWSPGTIASALRTTATDTVGTSSPLKQGSGMPDPTRANDPGLAVVPSATELTAFRDAATPDGKELNLPSIALREYDGTNTVTVNRRFTNVGSTQETYQASVSGLTGMSVTMNPSSFTVSPGNSVTVAITVNRGSAPFDRYAAGAITWASPTHSVRMTVSTRPWGFNPRTDDDSDSLAQFGWHGSFGEKLFQPGFTGSVTTRTTGYRAVSWSSASLSTAYPSTFFDSQGDNIRSHSITVPTGSAGLVVQTTSTGAANLDLYVYRNGRLISHSLDYWSSNERSVLYLPEAGAYTAYVHAQRGATAGGTANYQFAATVLARNGSYTGATVQLTDAGGTPTTSFTRGNYYTVRLTPTGTLPNVEHWAYTEFTTGGKVVSGPLISSR, encoded by the coding sequence GTGGCTACCGGTATCAACCCATGGAAGCGCAGGTTGGCGGCCCCTGTCGTCGCCCTCCTGCTGGCGTCCGGCGTCGGCCTTCTGGGCGCGACTCCCGCGCTCGCGAACAACTCCGGGCCGGCCGCATTCACCGACGGCGACGAACGCCGAACCAGCACGCCCGCCGAGAAAGGCAAATCGGACCGATACCTGGTCCGGCTCGCCGAACCGCCGGTGGCAGCGTATTCCGGCGGTGTGGACGCGCTGCCCGCCACCCGCCCGAAGGCCGGCGAGAGGCTCGCCGCGCAATCGGACGCGGCACGCAGGTACCGTGACCACCTCGCCGCCACCCGCTCGGCGGTGCTGTCCACTATGGATGCTCGCGCCGACCAGACGTACACGACCGCGTTCAACGGCTTTTCGGCGTCGCTGTCGCCGGCACAGGTCGCCGCGCTGCGCGCGGACCAACGGGTCGCGGCGGTCACCGAACAACGCACGGTCGAGGCGCACTCCACGACCCCGACCAGCGCCTGGCGACAGCCGTCGACCAGCACCTGGGGACAGCGGCCGACCGGCCGGGCCGGCTCCGCCGTGCTCCGCGACACCGTCGGCGCGACCACCGGAAGGCCGGGGCAGGCCCCGGTCGCCCTCGCCGCCCCCGGCACCGGCGCCGGTGTCGTGATCGGCGTCATCGACTCCGGCATCTGGCCGGAGAGCGCGTCGTTCGCCAGGACGATGTCGGCACCTCCCGGCTGGCAGGGGACCTGCCAGACCGGCAACCAGTTCCCCGCGTCCGCCTGCAACGGCAAGATCCTCGGCGCCCGGCACTTCGCCACCGACTATCTCGCCCGGTACGGCACGCTGCCGACCAACGAGGTGCTCTCGGCCCGGGACATGCTCGGGCACGGTTCGCACACCGCCTCGACCGCGGCCGGTGTACCCGTATCCAACACGGTGGTCGACGGCCGCGACCTCGGCCCCATCGCGGGGGTGGCGCCGGACGCGCACATCGCGGTGTACAAGGCCCTGTGGGACGGCACCGGCACGGACGCCGACATCATCGCGGCGATCGACGCCGCGGTCGCCGACGGCGTGCAGGTGATCAACTATTCCGTCGGTTACACCGGCGGCGACTTCGTCCCCAACGACGCCATCGGCAACGCGTTCCTCAACGCCTACCTGGCCGGGGTGTTCGTGGCCGCCTCCGCCGGCAACGACGGCAAGTCCGGCACCATCAGCAACACCTACCCGTGGGTGACCACCGTCGGTGCGGCGATCAGCAACGCCAACGAGGCCACCATCGCGCTCGGCGGCGGTGCGAGCATCGTGGGTACCTCGGTGGACTCGCTGCCGAGCGGGTCCAGGTCGTTGGTCTACGCCGGCCAGGCGTCGACGGACGGCACGACCAGCTGCCAGCCGGGCTCGCTCGACGCCACGAAGGTGCAGGGCAAGGTCGTCGCCTGCAACTACAGCGACAAGTTCGCCGCCGTCGACGAGGTGCGGGCCAAGGGCGGCGCCGCGGTGATCCTCTTCGGCGACGTGGAGGTCAAGCGGATCAACAACCTGTACGGCTTCCCGACGGTGACGCTCTGGACCCGCCAGCAGGCCGGTCCGCTCCTCACCCATCTCCAGCGGCGGCCGACCACCGGCACCGTCACGCTCTCCACCGGCGGCAACGGCTCCAGCCTGCCCGGCGTGCCGTCCGTGGTCAACTTCTCCTCCTGGGGGCCGGACCAGGTCCACACCGGGCTCCAGAAGCCCGACCTGGCGGCCCGGGGCACCGACGTGGTCGCCGCCGTGGCGCCACCCGGCAACAACAACCGCAACTTCGACGTGTACTCGGGCACCTCGATGGCCGCGCCGCACGTCGCCGGGATGGCCGCCATCCTGAAGGGTCTGCACGCCAACTGGTCGCCCGGCACCATCGCGTCGGCACTGCGTACCACCGCGACCGACACGGTCGGCACCAGCAGCCCCCTCAAGCAGGGCAGCGGGATGCCGGACCCGACCCGCGCCAACGACCCCGGCCTGGCCGTGGTGCCGTCGGCGACCGAGCTGACCGCGTTCCGGGACGCCGCGACACCCGACGGCAAGGAACTCAACCTGCCGTCGATCGCACTCCGGGAGTACGACGGGACGAACACGGTCACGGTGAACCGCAGGTTCACCAACGTCGGTAGCACGCAGGAGACCTACCAGGCCAGCGTCTCCGGCCTGACGGGGATGTCGGTCACCATGAACCCGTCGAGCTTCACCGTGAGTCCCGGCAACTCGGTCACCGTCGCGATCACCGTCAACCGCGGCTCGGCGCCCTTCGACCGGTACGCCGCGGGCGCCATCACCTGGGCCAGCCCGACGCACTCGGTACGGATGACCGTGTCGACCAGGCCGTGGGGCTTCAACCCGAGGACGGACGACGACAGCGACTCGCTCGCGCAGTTCGGCTGGCACGGCTCGTTCGGCGAGAAACTGTTCCAGCCGGGGTTCACCGGGTCGGTGACCACCCGCACCACCGGCTACCGGGCGGTCTCGTGGAGCAGCGCCAGCCTGTCCACGGCGTACCCGTCGACCTTCTTCGACTCGCAGGGGGACAACATCCGGTCGCACAGCATCACCGTGCCGACCGGGTCGGCGGGCCTGGTCGTCCAGACGACGAGCACCGGCGCCGCCAACCTCGACCTGTACGTGTACCGGAACGGCAGGCTGATCAGCCACAGCCTCGACTACTGGAGCAGCAACGAACGGAGCGTGCTGTATCTGCCGGAGGCCGGCGCGTACACGGCGTACGTGCACGCGCAGCGGGGCGCGACGGCGGGTGGGACGGCCAACTACCAGTTCGCCGCCACGGTCCTGGCCCGCAACGGCAGCTACACCGGTGCGACGGTGCAGCTCACCGACGCGGGAGGCACCCCGACCACGAGCTTCACCCGGGGGAACTACTACACCGTCCGGCTGACGCCGACCGGCACCCTGCCCAACGTCGAACACTGGGCGTACACGGAGTTCACCACCGGTGGGAAGGTCGTCTCCGGGCCGCTGATCAGCTCGCGATGA
- a CDS encoding acyl carrier protein — protein MSVEDRLRAIFIEVFQLAGTSEADELDRRSDDRWDSFHHMALMAAIEDGFGVELDPEQMFRVENLESAAVVLREVDAGAP, from the coding sequence GTGTCAGTCGAGGACCGGCTACGTGCCATCTTCATCGAGGTGTTCCAGCTCGCCGGCACCAGCGAGGCCGACGAACTCGATCGCCGGTCCGACGACCGGTGGGACTCGTTCCACCACATGGCGCTGATGGCCGCGATCGAGGACGGGTTCGGCGTGGAACTCGATCCGGAGCAGATGTTCCGGGTCGAGAACCTGGAGTCGGCGGCCGTCGTGCTGCGTGAGGTGGACGCGGGGGCGCCCTGA
- a CDS encoding P-loop NTPase fold protein, with the protein MTSLAVLSDAPVSGPDDRLRFDRYVDPLVSLLTNPDSHTPFTVGVLGAWGSGKSSVLTMVDERLATEAPDAFLRVHFNPWVHRGEPNMLIPLLHAFRDTILADRRKRFAETALRVTSMIGSLTADLLLSTVTLGQVSIERFDAAKERYVRERGQVASELRTLRDTLRDELAALKGQGVQAVFFIDDIDRCEPDQIIDLLESVKLFLDVPGVFVLMAISKELVDRGISVKYQGLGFDQDGLVDLGDEYLEKMIQLPLYLLPLDSRSVRDLLATCAPAELLDAHGTLLESCLLPNPRKIKRVLNFLAVTNSILAGNADLAELDADLVARLAILRVQAPRLFLAVVREPRVLVVLEQLYGDRLAFAEDAMVNRFGPDDGRLLYRAVAPHHQRVPQLRPLFATSRFEAEAARLGDYLSLFGGPRAEA; encoded by the coding sequence ATGACCAGCCTCGCCGTGCTCTCCGACGCGCCCGTGTCCGGTCCGGACGATCGACTCCGGTTCGACCGGTACGTCGACCCGCTGGTCTCGCTGCTCACCAACCCCGACAGCCACACGCCGTTCACGGTGGGCGTGCTCGGCGCCTGGGGCAGCGGCAAGTCCAGCGTGCTCACCATGGTCGACGAGCGGCTGGCGACCGAGGCGCCGGACGCGTTCCTCCGGGTGCACTTCAACCCGTGGGTGCACCGCGGCGAGCCCAACATGCTCATCCCGCTGTTGCACGCGTTCCGTGACACGATCCTCGCCGACCGCCGGAAGCGGTTCGCCGAGACGGCTCTCAGGGTCACCTCGATGATCGGCTCACTGACCGCCGACCTGCTGCTGAGCACGGTCACGCTGGGCCAGGTCTCGATCGAGCGGTTCGACGCCGCGAAGGAGCGCTACGTCAGAGAGCGCGGCCAGGTCGCCAGCGAGCTGCGGACCCTGCGCGACACGTTGCGCGACGAGCTGGCCGCGCTCAAGGGCCAGGGCGTGCAGGCGGTGTTCTTCATCGACGACATCGACAGGTGCGAACCCGACCAGATCATCGACCTGCTCGAGTCGGTCAAGCTCTTCCTCGACGTGCCCGGCGTCTTCGTACTGATGGCGATCTCCAAGGAACTCGTGGACCGGGGCATCTCCGTCAAGTACCAGGGGCTCGGCTTCGACCAGGACGGGCTGGTGGACCTGGGCGACGAGTACCTGGAGAAGATGATCCAGCTTCCGCTGTACCTGCTGCCGTTGGACAGCCGGTCGGTGCGCGACCTCCTCGCGACCTGTGCCCCCGCAGAGCTGCTGGACGCGCACGGGACGCTGCTGGAGTCCTGCCTGCTGCCGAATCCGCGCAAGATCAAACGGGTGCTCAACTTCCTCGCGGTGACCAACTCGATCCTGGCCGGCAACGCCGACCTGGCCGAACTCGACGCCGACCTGGTGGCGCGGCTCGCCATCCTGCGGGTACAGGCCCCCAGGCTGTTCCTGGCCGTCGTACGCGAGCCCCGGGTGCTGGTGGTGCTGGAGCAGCTCTACGGGGACCGGCTGGCGTTCGCCGAGGATGCTATGGTCAATCGCTTCGGGCCGGACGACGGTCGCCTGTTGTACCGGGCGGTGGCGCCGCACCACCAGCGCGTGCCGCAGCTGCGACCGCTCTTCGCCACCTCGCGTTTCGAGGCGGAAGCCGCCCGGCTTGGCGACTACCTGAGCCTGTTCGGCGGACCCAGGGCCGAGGCATGA
- a CDS encoding alpha/beta hydrolase, producing the protein MPEARRATSVVVHRELLYRTVPGFRPLALDLHVPEGVTDPPLVVYVHGGAFREGHRAWLPPVLADADIFDWLPRQGFAVASVDYRLSGEALWPACVDDVLAALHWLRDSVAGFGVDPTRVAVWGESAGGYLAVMAGLVTADLARPDSPGPLASPPARGRGGPDGEAETAPAAPVRGIVDWYGPTDFATMAAQGAPWTDEPDSPESQLLGAPVQSVPELARRASPCTWVTAASPPLLVMHGTADQLVPFGQARQLARAYSDAGAHVELIAVPGGTHVFDGTPAEQVTEPVLSFLRSVLG; encoded by the coding sequence GTGCCAGAGGCGCGACGTGCCACGTCGGTGGTCGTGCACCGCGAGCTGCTCTACCGGACGGTGCCGGGTTTTCGCCCCTTGGCGCTCGACCTGCATGTGCCCGAGGGGGTGACCGACCCACCCCTGGTGGTCTACGTCCACGGCGGCGCGTTCCGGGAGGGCCACCGCGCCTGGTTGCCGCCCGTCCTCGCGGATGCCGACATCTTCGACTGGCTGCCCCGGCAGGGCTTCGCCGTGGCGTCCGTCGACTATCGGCTCAGCGGGGAGGCGCTCTGGCCCGCCTGCGTCGACGACGTACTGGCGGCACTGCACTGGCTGCGCGACAGTGTCGCCGGGTTCGGCGTCGACCCGACCAGGGTGGCGGTGTGGGGCGAGTCGGCCGGCGGTTACCTCGCGGTGATGGCCGGACTGGTTACGGCCGACCTGGCGCGACCTGACTCGCCCGGACCCCTCGCTTCGCCCCCCGCCCGCGGTCGCGGGGGCCCGGACGGGGAGGCGGAGACGGCGCCAGCGGCACCGGTACGCGGGATCGTCGACTGGTACGGCCCCACCGACTTCGCCACGATGGCCGCGCAGGGGGCACCGTGGACCGACGAGCCGGACTCTCCGGAGTCCCAGTTGCTCGGCGCGCCGGTGCAGAGCGTTCCGGAGCTGGCGCGCCGGGCCAGCCCGTGTACCTGGGTCACCGCCGCGAGTCCGCCGCTGCTGGTCATGCACGGCACGGCCGACCAGCTCGTCCCGTTCGGCCAGGCGCGGCAGTTGGCGCGGGCGTACTCGGACGCCGGCGCGCATGTCGAGCTGATCGCCGTGCCGGGCGGGACGCACGTGTTCGACGGTACGCCGGCGGAGCAGGTCACCGAGCCGGTCCTGTCGTTCCTGCGATCGGTGCTGGGATAG
- a CDS encoding AMP-binding protein: MSSGRRDLAVRVLDRAAQRTELLPEVDRLRDRLDTVGVRAGDVVALEGLHGGDVLVAALAAWLLDAVPMPCRSCPDTPVGQRAFRLGTDLCAPPPAPGPPPDGLASTAVLHLSSGSTDRPKIVKRGVPSVLTESDGYVTGLSLDPTHRVLVPVPLTHSYGWGVAMSAMLGGCAVDAAPMVRPSTVARKIDSGAATVVALTAPLARLLADTPRRPGSGVLRRAIVGAGQVGDELDAAFASRFGVHLTRGYGSTETGGTFIGDRGIGRPVAGVEILHPPPGVRGELRLRLAAPVEGYLGAATPPSREWRTGDLVHRDGEVVHFVERLRPALRVNGRFVDAYHLERLLRGVPGVEAVYLLAMADPTAPEIETLYAMVAGTGASGADIDAHLAELPDGVPAPRVVRCARLPRDAVGKPDRERIAALVRGGAAG; the protein is encoded by the coding sequence ATGAGCAGCGGCCGTCGGGACCTGGCCGTCCGCGTTCTCGACCGTGCGGCGCAGCGCACCGAACTGCTGCCCGAGGTCGACCGCCTGCGCGACCGGCTCGATACGGTCGGCGTACGGGCGGGCGACGTGGTGGCGTTGGAGGGTCTGCACGGCGGCGACGTACTGGTGGCCGCGCTTGCCGCCTGGCTGCTGGACGCGGTGCCGATGCCGTGCCGCAGTTGCCCGGACACCCCGGTCGGTCAGCGCGCCTTCCGACTCGGCACCGACCTGTGCGCCCCGCCACCGGCTCCGGGCCCACCGCCGGACGGGCTCGCCAGCACCGCCGTGTTACATCTCAGCTCCGGCAGCACCGATCGGCCGAAGATCGTCAAGCGCGGCGTGCCGAGCGTGCTGACGGAGTCCGATGGCTACGTCACCGGCCTGTCGCTCGATCCCACTCACCGGGTGCTCGTGCCGGTTCCGCTCACCCACTCGTACGGCTGGGGTGTCGCGATGAGCGCCATGCTCGGCGGCTGCGCGGTCGACGCCGCCCCGATGGTCCGACCCTCCACGGTGGCCAGGAAGATCGACAGCGGTGCGGCCACCGTGGTGGCGCTGACCGCACCGCTGGCCCGGCTACTTGCCGACACACCGCGCCGTCCCGGCTCGGGAGTGCTGCGCCGCGCCATCGTCGGTGCCGGGCAGGTCGGTGACGAGCTGGACGCGGCCTTCGCCAGCCGGTTCGGTGTGCACCTGACCCGTGGCTACGGCAGCACGGAGACCGGCGGGACGTTCATCGGAGACCGGGGCATCGGGCGGCCCGTCGCCGGGGTCGAGATCCTGCACCCGCCCCCTGGCGTACGTGGAGAGCTGCGGCTGCGCCTGGCCGCGCCGGTCGAGGGCTATCTGGGGGCAGCGACACCGCCGAGTCGGGAGTGGCGCACCGGTGACCTCGTGCACCGCGACGGCGAGGTGGTGCACTTCGTCGAACGGCTCCGGCCGGCACTGCGGGTCAACGGGCGGTTCGTCGACGCATACCACCTCGAACGCCTGCTGCGCGGTGTTCCCGGCGTCGAGGCGGTGTATCTGCTGGCGATGGCCGACCCGACGGCCCCGGAGATCGAGACTCTGTACGCCATGGTCGCCGGCACCGGGGCGAGCGGTGCCGACATCGACGCCCACCTCGCGGAGCTGCCGGACGGTGTCCCGGCTCCCCGGGTGGTGCGCTGCGCCAGGCTGCCGCGCGACGCCGTCGGCAAGCCCGACCGGGAGCGGATCGCCGCGCTGGTTCGGGGAGGAGCTGCCGGATGA
- a CDS encoding glycoside hydrolase family 30 beta sandwich domain-containing protein has product MNRSRILMVAAATALTTVAGVLTAPPLSAATPDLTVNTASTHQTIDGFGAATPIFGGSGDPWTDSETQTLVGTGPGQLGLSIIRTVVSPVSSEWNLYASSLRTAKSYGSDVKILASPWTAPANFKTNNSRINGGKLRTDYYDDYAEHLNGYVQYMKSQGVAIDVTSVQNEPDWHPDYDSMDWTGTELRNWVRDQGAKVRDTRLMVGESLRFNRGYSDPTLQDATARNNIGYVGGHLYDAENSGNLSPYPLANQYGKHQWMTEWNLHAADGNGSNIWGNPGNATVWNESLDDIMRTVHRSMESGWSAYVWWYGRRFYSFVGDGESQYGTTKGQVLRRGQAFSQYARYVRPGDRRVAVTKSSRTSGLEVTAYQGRGKVTLVILNRSNSAVNNAVVQTPQSISNAEYTVTSQSLGAAAQPVSLGDGQATVNIPARSISTVTVSEGPAPTTPPTGQPSTNPTTPPSTTPPSTPPAGGCTASTTTGTVWGDRYNTSVTVSGAANWTVVVAVSSPQSITTTWSGTASLSNNNTVLTMRSNGSGNTFGFTTMTNGNSGGRPQVRSCTAG; this is encoded by the coding sequence GTGAACAGGTCCCGGATCCTGATGGTGGCCGCGGCCACCGCGTTGACCACCGTGGCGGGAGTCCTGACCGCCCCGCCCCTGTCGGCCGCGACGCCCGACCTCACCGTCAACACCGCCTCGACCCACCAGACGATCGACGGCTTCGGGGCCGCGACCCCGATCTTCGGTGGGTCCGGCGACCCGTGGACGGACAGCGAGACCCAGACACTCGTCGGTACCGGCCCGGGGCAGCTCGGGCTGTCGATCATCCGGACCGTGGTGTCACCGGTGTCGAGCGAGTGGAACCTGTACGCGAGCAGCCTGCGAACCGCGAAGTCCTACGGCTCCGACGTCAAGATCCTGGCCTCGCCCTGGACCGCCCCGGCGAACTTCAAGACGAACAACAGCAGGATCAACGGCGGAAAACTCCGGACCGACTACTACGACGACTATGCCGAGCACCTCAACGGTTACGTGCAGTACATGAAGAGCCAGGGCGTCGCCATCGACGTGACCTCGGTGCAGAACGAACCGGACTGGCACCCCGACTACGACTCCATGGACTGGACCGGCACCGAGCTGCGGAACTGGGTCCGCGACCAGGGCGCGAAGGTCAGGGACACCAGACTGATGGTCGGCGAGTCCCTGCGGTTCAACCGCGGGTACTCCGACCCGACCCTCCAGGACGCCACGGCACGCAACAACATCGGCTACGTCGGCGGGCACCTCTACGACGCCGAGAACAGCGGAAACCTCTCCCCGTACCCGCTGGCGAACCAGTACGGCAAGCACCAGTGGATGACCGAGTGGAACCTGCACGCGGCCGACGGGAACGGCTCGAACATCTGGGGAAACCCCGGCAACGCGACCGTCTGGAACGAGAGCCTCGACGACATCATGCGGACCGTGCACAGGTCCATGGAGTCCGGCTGGAGCGCGTACGTCTGGTGGTACGGCCGCCGCTTCTACTCCTTCGTCGGCGACGGCGAGTCGCAGTACGGCACCACGAAGGGTCAGGTCCTCCGGCGCGGCCAGGCGTTCTCGCAGTACGCCAGGTACGTCCGCCCCGGCGACCGGCGGGTCGCCGTGACGAAGAGCTCGCGAACCTCCGGCCTGGAGGTCACTGCCTACCAGGGCAGGGGCAAGGTCACGCTGGTGATCCTCAACCGCTCGAACAGCGCGGTCAACAACGCCGTCGTCCAGACGCCGCAGAGCATCTCGAACGCCGAGTACACAGTCACCTCGCAGAGCCTGGGTGCGGCGGCTCAGCCGGTGAGCCTGGGCGACGGGCAGGCGACCGTCAACATCCCGGCGCGGAGCATCTCCACCGTCACCGTCAGCGAGGGTCCGGCCCCGACCACCCCACCGACCGGCCAGCCCTCGACGAACCCGACCACCCCGCCGTCGACCACGCCGCCCAGCACCCCGCCGGCCGGCGGCTGCACCGCGTCGACGACGACCGGAACGGTCTGGGGCGACCGCTACAACACCTCCGTGACGGTCAGCGGCGCCGCCAACTGGACCGTCGTCGTCGCCGTCAGCTCACCACAGTCGATCACCACCACCTGGAGCGGCACCGCCAGCCTCAGCAACAACAACACCGTACTGACGATGCGCTCCAACGGCAGCGGCAACACGTTCGGCTTCACCACCATGACGAACGGCAACTCCGGCGGCCGACCACAGGTCAGATCCTGCACCGCCGGCTGA